The Neurospora crassa OR74A linkage group I, whole genome shotgun sequence genome segment GGCATCGGCAGGCGTGGGTGCGACAGGATGGCCTCGTTGAGAATGTCCTGGATGACGCCCAGGGTGACGCCGATGTGGATGTACTCGATGTGCAACGGGTGCGTGCGGCCGAGCCCAGTGTGCATCATGCCCACTTTGTCGAGGTACTCCCAGAACTCCATCTGCGTAGGGTCCGAGCATAGCTTCTTAAGATATGCGCGCAGGAACAGCTTGCGGTGGAGAATCTGGGGGCTTTCCTCGTCGGGGACCTCGTCCATGGAACCCTCGAAGGCGGTGCTGCGGGTCTGGAAGGCGCGCGCCGTGATGTCGTATTGGAGGAGCTTCTTGTAGACGATGTTGACTACGGCGGGGATCAGGGCTTGGATGTACTTGGCACCGGAGGAGAGAGCTTCGACGTCATCTGTATTTGAAAAGAAATGTGAGAAACACTCGTCCGTGGCTGGCCCCTGAAGCCATCTTTCCTGAGGATAACTTACCGGTGCCGAAATCAAGGAAGGAATGGAGATAGCGGATGCGCGCCTCGAGACTGGTGTAGAGCTCCTTGCGGTCGATGTGCTGCATCGGGGCTCTGGTTCTCGCAGAGCTCGAGCTGGCTGAAGACGCCATTGTGACTGATGGTTCTTTCTACAAGccaagaggaggatatggaTGTGTTTCTTGATGGCccaaagaagtggaagaaaagaaaacaacacCCGACGTCTTGCAAGGTATTGATGTTCGAGActgcagtcagtcagtcagccagTTAGTTAGTGTTGAGCTGCTGGTGAAACCGGCCGATAGTTACCTCTTTATGGTGGAATTGGTGGGGGCGGGACGGGTGTTAGTGATAGCGGGGAACCTTGATGTCCACGAGTAACGCAGATGGGCAACGTAACCtcaaataaaataataggtaaAAAACTCCAGATGATTGGAGAGGAGGTTGTGATCTGCGATCCATGAGAAGTTAGAAGGACAAATGGTGCTTTTGAAGGCCCAAAGACCATGGTGATGCGAGCGCCAAAGGTACCTGCTTCTCTCGTGGGGCAGCACAATGCGCCTTCCCGAGTGGTGGTTCGATAAGTCACGCCATGTTCGAGGTTCCCGGCCCATCAACAATCACCCCATAGGtattgtgttttttttttcctcatAGAAACTACTGCCTCCGAAAAATAAAACAAGGTCATAAGCGTTAGGTATACAGTCGGAACGCATGACTGGAAATGTTTGTTTCTTCGGGCCGCGCCTGGGACCAAGCATTTCGCGACATATCGGTTTCTTAAACCGGCACCTCCCTCGCTCCCCGTAAAGCGCTGCTTCCGACTTTGGCCGACTTACAATCTTGTCCTTCGCAATTCGGCGTCCCGGACGGGAACTTAATTCGAAACATAGTTGGAGATGCGCAGAAATGCTCCCCAGGTCGTCCTCGCAACCGCCCCTCATGGTTGTTCGAGATCCTTCATTCCATTAGACAATACCATTCTTCAAAGCGTCATCCATCGAGCTGAGTGCTCTTGAAGCTGTTCCTTCCTGCTATTCATAAGATATAGACATCTTCTGACTAACTTTAGCTACAACATCAGATATGCCTGAAATAGTTATAGACTCCCGTCAGCCCTCAAAGAGATCTGCAAAATTCTTGGGCACGATCACGGCCCGGATATCGGGGCTCGCTGCTACCTTTGACGTAGTCCGGATTAATCAGGGTAAAATGCCACCAATAAAAGCTCAACACCGCCTAATGCTATACCGAGACTCGACGACCGAAGTCACAGGAACCTCCTATTCAGGCTGATCAGCGAACTACCTGGACTCGAACTTTCATATACTCCCCTCTCGAAGCTCTCGGAAAAGCAGCTCCAGAGCAGCGGGGTCCTTCGATGTAACATCGCCACATGACGAGGGTCGAGATGGACAAAGACCGATCACGATGCCATTGCCGCATATATCAATGCGGATGATCTCTGCTAGATACTCAAGACATTGGTCTAGACTAGATCAGTATTGGTATTGGGGTTGAGAGCCGAGCAGAGACCGGAGCAGCAAATCAACTCAGCAAGATGCGAGTTTCCTGGGGTCTTCTGGCCTTCCCGGCCGCGGCATCAGCGATCGAAAACGGTATCAACGGTTGGCTACGATATGCGCCCCTTCCCAACAATGAGCGCCCACCAAACCTGCGATTACCAGGTGCAATCATGGCTTTGAGCACCAACAAAACCAGCCCTGTTTATACCGCAGGCCAGGAGCTACAAGCCGGCATCAAAGGCATCCTCAACCAGACTCTTCCCCTTTATCACGAACCCGACGAGTGGTTAGGGTCAACCATCTTGGTTGCTACAACCGGAGAATTTCACGGCGGGAAACCTGCCGCAACTCTGGCTGATGATGGCTATCTCCTTCACGTGAGACCAGGAAATGTGGTGATTCTGGGTCAGACGGAGCGAGGTGCCTTGTACGGAGCCTTTGACTATCTCTCGAGAATTGCTCAAGGAAGATTTTCCGATGCCGACCTGATTGCAAACCCAGACGCCCCCATTCGATGGGTAAATCAGTGGGACAACATGGACGGCAGCATCGAGCGCGGTTATGCGGGcgcttccatcttcttccgcaACAACACCATTCCCAAGGACCTCAACAGGGTTTCCCAGTATGCTCGGCTACTCGCTTCCATCGGCATCAATGGCATCGTTGTTAACAACGTCAACGCCAATGCGAACTTGCTCACTGATGCTAACATTGATGGACTGGGCCGTATAGCAGATGCAATGCGCCCATACGGTGTACAGATTGGCATATCGCTAAACTTTGCATCGCCCCAGACTTTGGGAGGACTATCAACGTTCGATCCTCTCGATCGATCTGTGATTTCCTGGTGGACCGACAAGACGAACCGCCTCTACAGGCGCATTCCAGACATGGCAGGCTACCTAGTCAAGGCCAACTCAGAAGGGCAAGCGGGACCGTTGACCTACAATCGCACGCTTGCAGACGGTGCAAATTTGTTCGCTAAAGCTGTGCAGCCGCACGGCGGCATTGTCATGTTCCGAGCCTTTGTCTATGACAATCACATCAACCCAGCGGACCTCAAAGCGGACCGCGCCAAGCATGCGGTTGAGTTCTTCAAGGGTCTTGACGGACAGTTTTTGGACAACGTTGTTGTGCAGATCAAGTACGGACCCATTGACTTTCAGGTTCGAGAGCCAGCATCGCCTTTGTTCGCCAATATACCCCAGACAAACACTGCGATAGAACTTCAAATCACTCAAGAATATCTGGGCCAGCAGAGCCACCTGGTATATCTTGCACCGTTGTGGGAGACGATCCTGAATTTCGATCTTCGGGCTGATGATCAACCGTCACTCGTCCGTGATGTTGTTGCCGGCCATCGGTTCAGCAACAAGCGTGGTGGCTACGCTGGTGTCGTCAATGTTGGAACTAACACCACATGGCTAGGGAGTCATTTGGCTATGTCTAACTTGTATGCCTACGGTCGTCTGGCTTGGAATCCCAACCAAGACCCGCAAGCTCTACTCGAAGACTGGACGCGACTCACATTTGGCTCAGACCCTCTTGTACTTGGAGTAGTGACGGAGATATCGATGGCATCATGGCCAGCTTACGAAAATTACACTGGCAACTTTGGTATCCAGACACTGACCGATATTTTGTACACCCATTACGGTCCGAACCCTGCGTCCCAGGACAACAACGGCTGGGGACAGTGGACGCGTGCAGACCATAACGGGATTGGCATGGACAGAACGGTTTCCACGGGCACCGGCTTCTCCGGCCAGTATCCCGCCGAAGTAGCCGAGAAGTTCGAGAGCATCGAGACCACTCCGGACGACCTGCTCCTCTGGTTCCACCACGTGAACTACACGCACGTTCTCAAGTCCGGCAAGTCGGTGATACAGCATTTTTACGATGCTCACTACGCCGGTGCCGAAACAGCACAGACATTCCCCATCGCATGGGAATCACTTCGGAACAAGATTGATACCGAGCGCTTCAATGATGTTCTCTTCCGCCTCCGCTACCAGGCCGGTCACTCCATAGTCTGGCGCGATTCCATCTGTCAATTCTACTACAATCTCTCCGGCATCCCAGACAGCACCGGCCGCGTGGGAAAGCATGAGTACAGGATCGAGGCTGAGGCCATGGCGCTGAAGAACTACAAGCTTACCGGGGTCAACCCAGTTGAAACAGCTTCGAATCTAACTGCTGTGGTTCTCGTTTCCAACCACACATCGGGAGAGGCGACTACGAAACTGAACTTTGACTCGGGCAAGTATGATGTCACGATCAACTACTTTGACCTGATTGGTGGTAAGGCGCACTACAAGGCGTTCCTCAATGGGAAGTTGTTGCTGGAATGGGCTGGAGATCTGGAAGACAAACTAGGCCATACTTTCTCTACAAAGCTTGATGGACACTCGGCTACGAGGGTTACGATTCGTGACGTCCAAATCCAGAAAGGGGATGTGTTGAAGATTACGGGAGTGGCTGATGGAAACGAATTGGCGCCGTTGGATTATATTGCTGTCTTGCCGCAAGGTGTTGTTGACTAACGGCACCATGCCGAGCGGTGTGTGGAGCGAGAAAAGTTTGGTGAGCAAAGAGCGAGGCAAAGAACGTATAACTTGATACGGACAAATACCGATACTTCACAAGAATGCATACTCCACCCGCTAAAGCTTTCAGTATCATCTAACTGTCCCAGTCTTCACTTGCCATACCTTCTCTCGTTGGGCCTCTTCTTGCAGGCAGGGAGATCATGTCTACCTAAACCTCCCTCCCCAAAAACTCATGAACCCTCTCCAAAGTCTCCCCAGCCGAATAACTCAGCGTCAAATCATGACCTGTCATCCGAGGCGACCAAACCTCAtacctcctcgcccttgggAAAGTATTTCCTGTCTCCCACAGACTCTTCACacactcctcctccggcggGTTGCACATAACGAAATCTCTCTGTCCCGTTGCAACCAACACCGGACCCTCGAATTCTTCCGCACCCACACCCCAATCCCCCAGACTTACCACCTCCCCTAGCGTGACCGCATCCGAGTATTCATAATCCGTCCTCGCTAACTCAGGGTCATATGACCTACCAGCAGCATCGGTGGCGTTGTCGTAGAACCCCTTCTCCCGGCCTTCCAAAGTAGCTATGGTTAGATATTCTAGGTTGTGAAGATACTTGCCGGACGGAAATCGATCAGGGAAGACGCTAGGGGCGGACGCCCAGGGAGCGGAACGCACGTGCAAGGTGTTTTGATGGGAGCTGTAGCCTGTCAAGACCAAGGCGGAGGCGTCAAGGGGGTAGGAACGGGCGAGGGCAACAGAGAGGTAGGAGCCTAGGGAGTGCCCTACCAAGGCAATTTTAGAGAAGGTCCTTCCCAATGGGTTGGTCCTGGGGGAGGTAGTAGTCTTGGTGTTGGGCTGGGTCTTGATGACAGAAATAAGCTGGTGCAGAAGCTCCGTCTGTAACGGCATTTGCACATCATTCAACGGATCCAGACCGCGCGGGTCGTTCTCTCCGTGAGACAAACGGTCGAGGGCGAGGGTGTGGTAGCCTTGCGAAGGGCTGGTCGCGTAGGACTGCCAGTCGTAGGGATAACCAAAGCCGTATCCGGACCACATGGTTTTGTTGTAGGTGGCGCCGTggaggaggatttggagAACGTCTTCATTTTTAGATCTGTGGGAAGGTCTGCAATAGATGGCCTTGAGGGTGAAGGTGCCGTTGACGGTATGGTTTCCGTTTGCCACTACAGTGCCATCCCAGGATTGATTGATGGTGTCGAGGATTTCGGTCTCGTTGGAAGGGTCGGGAGGGGAGGCGAGGGAAATATGCGAGGCGGTCGCCGTGAGGGTGAAGGATAGAGAGGCACAAAGTGGGCTGTGAGAGCTGTGAGAGAGCTCACGAGCGGCGGAACTGTGGCCACTTGTTGGGCTTATGAAGATGGGGAGGAGAATCCATAGTAGGGAGAGGTTTGGGGGTAATTTGGCAAGCATTTTTTTGTCGTGAGAGTGACACTGAGGAGATTGATGGTAGTCTGGAAGTTCTGGGAGGGAAACCGGATGTCTGCAGTAACGTCCTGGAGTCATGCTTTGCTTCACGGTACCATTTATCAGCTTTGTGATCGGATATTTCTACCCAAGTCCATCCCATCCAGATACAGGTGTTGCCCTATCACGGTATCGGCCGACTGATGTCGTGATATGGCACAGGGACCTTCAAGGCAGCCACACGGATTGACTTTGTAAGCACGATTTGAAATCGAGCAAGTGCATGGATCGGAAacgctactatactagtaggcACACAAGTTAACCTTTACAATGAGTCCATTAGACAAGTCAGATTGAAGGATTATGAGGTTCGAGGTGGCTTCGGAGGAATCATGATCATGTTTGATCAATCCTTTGAATCCGGGGCAGACATATTTGTCAGCGATAATCTTGCAAGCGATTTACTAGAGGTCAACTGGTTATACATAAGTGATTACTGGCCATGGCTGAGGACGTATCATCGTGGAAATCAGCTACAGAGATTAAGTACTCGGAAGCTGCAATAGAGGAAGATATGGATAGAAATAGTGAAGCAAACAATCATTAAATCGGAGCCCGATTAGCTCAGCTGGTTAGAGCGTCGTACTAATATCAGTCTTCTGATATCAAGTCCATGCGAAGGTCAACAGTTCAATCCTGTTATTGGGCATtcatttttctctttttgctATTATCACTTATAAATCCTCATTTTTCTATTTCTCGCTTTATGTTttgcttcttttcctttgtttCTTCCTTGTATTTTTCTTTGGTCCTGGTGCCTCCTGTCTTTCAAGGCTTCTGTAACTGCTAGGGTTGCCCACACCAGGTCTTATGTAGATGATTGACCGTTGTTATCATGCATGCCGGCTTCTGCAAGATGTACCCAAGTTCTACTACAATACAGCGAAGTGCAACACAAGTGTGCTGACAAATCGATTATGGTTCAACGTGCTCACAAGTTGAGATTGCTATGATTGTCACCAACGAGTTGCGCGATTTGACTGGTTCCGTTTTTTTTCATATCTCTTGCAGACTTTGGAGGCGGACCTTGCTTTCATCCATGTTTTGGTCCAGATGCATCCAGCTCTGCGATTGAATTAAATCACACATGAGCATTTTACATGAACTCATATCGAGGATCCCCCCGGAGCCTAAAAGAACATCCAAGGTATTGTGACAGGCATATGAAGGTCGGCGCCCGTCTACCATAGGAAGCTGTGCTACAGACCGCAGGGGGATCGACCCAGGGGCTTTtattgttggtgttggcagATACATGCCTCGGTTGGCGCGGAAACGGATAGGGGCAGGCATTAGTTCGAGTTGCTGATCTGCTTACTGGGTAGTGTAGGTTGGTAACGCCCATCGACAGATGTGGCGTCGGTATGCTGACACAAGCGGGGTGGAAGGCGTCAAAAGCTGGTCGATAAGCCGTTCCACTTGGAATCTCAGAACGTGGTCTGTAGTTTGGGATAGTCATTGGCGTTGACCTCCAAGTCCGCAAAGACCCGACCAGAGTCATCATCGCTTAGACCCTTAAGCCTCTGtaaatcctcctcctcaagcttctccaactcctcggCTGGTTCTtccttgttttctttctcatCGGCCTTCTGCGGCTCCAGAGCCTTTTCGACACCAGACGACTCGCCAATGAGGAGGAACTGAGTATTGACTACGTCGAGGTGCTTGGGCTGTGTGGGCATCCATCGACGAGATCGGAACTCCTTGAGGATCCTGTACAGAAATGGTGATTAGTTTTTGTTGGTAGCTATGGGTTCGTGACACGGCATGGTGAACTCACTCCTCAGGATACTCTGGACCCTTTGGTAAACGCGCATTGGCTGGGGCAGGATATTGTGGATTTTTGGTACTGATGATGAAGCTGCCTTTCTGTTTCAACCCAAGCTCCTTCTGGACCTCCCCAAGCTCCTCGGGCACAGTGAGAATGTACGCGAGGTGGCTATTGGACCCAGTGCTGGTGATGGCATACACGCCCTCGGCCACAGGCGTTGCGGCGGGGGAGTGTCTGGTACCCGCTGTCTTGGTCTCATAGTCATTGGACGCCAAAAACTCATCCTTAAGCTGCTGAAACGAGGCGCTAGTCTTCTCCACGAACGCGATCCACCTGTCCTTGCCAGACTGGGGGAGTACCTTCTTCGGGATGGCGCACAAGCGGCTGTTGCCAGCATCACCAATAGGACCGCTTCCAAGCTTGGCATCCCTCTCGATAGGGCGGAGGATGATGTAGCTCCTCGCAATCTCATCTACGGCAGAAGGCTCATCAATGCCGATACGACCACGGAAGAAAAAGTAGATGATTCCCTTCTCGAGAATACTGGACGGCACAGCTTCGGGGGCGTCTCGACCATGTGGCTCAACAGCACTCTTCTTGTCTCGgtcatccttctcctctccgTGACACTCGGTCTTCTCGGCTTCGACACCGGCAGCACTCCTGGTCTCCTCAGTTTCTTTCTTGATCGAATGGCCATCCGCGATCTCCGTTTTGTTCCGCTTGGCCTTGGGCGATTCGCTGGCGCCTTCCGGATCAGGGTCGGCCTTGTGTTTGGAGCCGGGCTCAGCCTCTGAGGCAGGAGGTGCCGCATCAGgagccttctccttcttggaaGCCTCTCTTGTACTGGGCGCCATGTTGACAGGGGTGGGTTGACCAAGAAGTTTTCAGTAAATCGAAGAAGGTTGAGGGAAGGAAGCTAGATCACGCGACGAGATAAGACTGCAGGTGGGAGAAGTGACTTTGAAGAGACATTGAAGGTCCCGACCTTTCATTGAACTGTCAATGGGGATAAACAGCCTGGAGGAATGATGTCATGATGGCTGCCAGCACGGTGTCAATACGCTGAATGGAGAACTGCTTCGTTGCTTCTCTACTGCGTACTTACTGCGTACACTAGCTAGTGTAAGAGCTAGAATGTGATTTGACGGTCAGTTGGGGACCTTGACGGACAGAGGAACGTGCGTAAGGCATGACCCACTTCCCCGTCTGCCGCGCTGATAGGTCAGGTATTTCCTCTACATATTCATTTGTTCCCCCGCAATTGGCGAGTGTACTCTCAGAGTGCACGCATAATTACTGAAGTACTGCATTCCGAAGgtgtcaacaacaacggcaagTCGCGAATACAACGAACCGGCTGCTTTCCTTGTGTACCATACTTCTCGGCGGCAAGGAAAAAAATATGAAAGGACGAATGCACTGTATTTTCGTACCGAATGCTCCCGCTCCGATGACTGCCTGGTCGATGCTACTAGTATGAAAAGGAAACTTGTGATGAAATCTATAGTACGctttaccccccccccccccccccccaacgacctccttcctctttcgaCCAGTCTATTTGGCACGATCTGCTTCCTTCCACCGCACTTTTCGCCTCTTTGACATAAAGATTGTCGTGCTCTTCAGATGGAAACTTTCCTCACCCTCGGCTCctgttctccttctttcgCGGTCCTCCGCCCTCATTCAATGGCCTCTCCCGTCTACCTCTACGCGTCCAATGCAACCCCAGTCTTTCCGTTCGAGCCCTGCCCATGGGTGCTTCCACTCATTCGCTTCTGTCTGTACAAGTTTCGGACTCCGCACTAACTGAATCATAGTTCGTTTTCTAGTGTCACCTTCGCTTCTAGGTCTCGATAGAGGTCTCGTGGAACACCCAggtcatccatcatctctcGAAACTCCCGACCGCATCTCTGCCCCTGCGTCTCCGAATCGGTCTCTCGCCGAGCTCCAACTGACCGTGACCGGGCGTGTCGGTGTCCTATCAACCGATCCAACACCATGAGGTACCGACCGTCCGACCTCAAGACCGCCACCTCAGCCAAGGCACTGCAGATGGACAGCCAGCCCAGTATATAATTGATGTTGGTTGTTCCTTCCATCATGCGGAACTCCATGGTCCGAGGGTTGTTCCGCGCCCGTTCGTCCTCCAAACCGAAGGCGCTAAAGTTGAAACCGAGTCGTCGATAGGGCTTCTTTTCTCCCGACAACAACCGTCCCAGCTCCATATGCGATTCTGCTTTCCACAGCTCCTCGATGGCCTTTCGGTCCTCGGTCTGCATTTCCGGATGGGTTTGGAGCACGTCGGCCACCTGCCAATCTTCAACCAGCACCCCGTCTTGGCAAGTCGCCGACCCATGCTCTCGGAGTACGAGTTCTTGAGCCCTCGAGGCCAGGCGACTGTACTTTCGTGTCTCGAATCCCCACGTATACACATTGTGATAGTTGGGCGACCTTGGATTTCTGATACTTCGGATTTGCTCTTCGCCCATCCACAGTAGTGTCCCTAGTCTTTTCAAAGTGGCCAGACTGAAGGGCTGTCCGTCTGTGCGTCCGATGTGGACGTGCACTTCGCAAGTGTAGTTTGCGACCAGACGGTGGCCCGAAAAGAGCGAGCGCAATACTGCCTCGATCCGAGGCTTGGTCTCGGCATCTTTGGCTGGCAGTGATGGCGAGCTTACTTCGACAGACAGCCACACATAGCCCTCTAGATTGGCCTGCTCTGGTGTGGGTTCGGCCGAGTTGGCTTTCTTCACGATCCAGTGTGACTTCCAAAATGCCCGCTCATGGCTTGCATCTTTTGTGATTCGAGAGATGGTTGTCGACTTCTCCCCCGCTTGGCTTATCGATTTGGCGATGGATTCATAAATTTGTTCCCGCCGAGTGGCTTCGCTGTCTTTCAGCTGTGTCATGCTGACCTGTCTGTGGTCTTCGGGTTGCGGATCTTCTTCACCTTGGACAAGGAGAGGGAGCAAGAACTTGAGTTCCACCCCAAACGATAGGTCATGGACTGTATCAAGCGGTGGATTTGCCTCCATCAGCGAGTGTTTGATGACATGCTTCGGTGATTCAATAGCAAGCCTTTGTGGATCCACGTGGTCGCTGGAATCGGGTATTGCAATCATAATCCTCCTATCTACAACCCAGTACCCAGAGCTGGACAGCATGTCCGGCTCCTGTATGTACGGAGCCATGTTGGCGGTGGGGGAAGTGACCTCTGCAAGTTGACCGGAAGAGCGCAAGGAGGTATTGAAGATCCCAggacggggaggagggaggtcgAGCGCCTTAGTCAAGGGTCTTTGCTGACGGTGGTCGATTCGTTTGCTGAACACGGGGAGGGCACCATCCAATTTATCTTCCTCGCGGACCTAGCAGTCCAGTCTTAGTGGAAGTTCAAGTAGTCCGATGTTGTGTCGTCCCTTAGGGGGGTGTCACGGGCTGGATGCACAGCGCTTCTTGGCTGAACAGCTGGGTCTCACGTTTATGTTGATCTGGAAGATGCCCCGATTCTAGACTCGGATGCGTTAGCCGTGACCTTGGCAAACAAAGTTACAGTGCTAAATCAGGAGTACCTCTGGACCACCTCTCAACCCTCAACTGGAATGGCTTTGGACCAAAAAGGAAACCACGACAGGTCTCCTTCGATGAATTGGGCGCGGTCCTTCTCAGCCGTTAGCAAAGGGTCCCAAATTGTGCGAAGGATACGGACTCTAGACACCGTACGGACTGTGCATACTCATCAGCGTTTGGATGTGACCCCCCCAAAAAGCCGGCTACAGAGTCACATCAACTTATATGCTGAAATTTGCTGACGCAGTCAATAGTATGTCCGAACCGGGAGAGAGCTATGAGGAAACCCTGGGCGTTCTGGGATGAAGGGATATGGAATCTAGATGACATCGGCGGGAAATCCAGGTGACGCCTGGAGTCTCCATCCAGCCGTTGTTATATCTGCCAGCACCATAGTCTACGAGACCATCCTATACTGAGAGCCCTTGCCAGCGCCTGCTCAGTTGACACCTTCACAAAAGGACAACAAACTGCAACAACGAATGCATATCAACCCTGACCCATACGGCCAGCCATTATCCATATCACTGGGGGGTCCAACGCCGCTCCTACGCTAGACTCCATCAAGATTCGTTGTTGGCTCGGTAGGTGCCAGATTGGCACGCCCGGGCAAGATGCTAGGTCGCAATACTGGGCTTGTTAGCAAATGAAGCGTTCCCAGGGGAAGGTCAAATCAGTACCACCATGCATGCCACCCTATACTACCCCCGCCCGCATAGCTGCTACATCACTCGATTCTCCAGTCGGTCTCCAATCACATCCCTGATCTTATCACGCCTGGTGATCATTCCACACTGAGGCCAGAGCATTGCCGGCGGTTGTGGCTTCAACCTCTCTTCGATCGCATTATGCCTTACGATGCCAAGTTTACTCTGACGGGATTCTGGCCCTTCGGCAATTTCTTTTTCACCATTCCTCCACGAACTACGCGCGGGGGTCCTGGGGATTTACTCACCGCAGGTATTACCCTCACACCCAGTAGGTATGATTACCTCGAAGCAACCTTACCTGTCATTCCACCGCTTGTCGACATTTGACAGGCATCCATATGTCGTCAGCGTCCTATACTTACAAAATTTCTCCTGGCCTCAGCCTTGCCAGCCATGACACCTCTCATTTCCTGAACttgtgtttttgttgttggtttgATCTTTTGTGGCCCGTCAATGCGTGTGCTTGCATGGGGATTACCACCCTCTCGGACCTGGCTCCTGACTAATAGAGAGGACGAGTTGGGAAAACCATGACCCAATTGGCAAAAATATCTTACGCCACGCAGGTGTCGCCGGTCATCACAACCAACTACTGCCGGATGACTTACATACAGATCTACAAAGGTACTGTACTAGTACCGAAGCTGATCATTATGGTACTGAATCAAGCAATCAATTTGCGACACACAAGATCTCGTCAGACATGATCTCAGCTGATCTACTTGTCCCACGTCTTCATATTCTACCTGGATTGGTTGATTCAAGGCCATTCGAAGCAGCATAATATACCAGGCCACTGACGCAGGATATCAAGTCAGAGCATATCAAACCAGGCCCAACCGGTACTCGTAAGTAGACAAGCCAGTCTTCTCACAGGAACCCTCAAAAGAACCGACACTCGACACACTCGCCTTGTTATCGGTTTGAATTGTGCTCTCCATTTCATGTACATCGACCTAACCAAAGATGCAACCACAGATTCGAGCTTCGTCGAGATACGGTTGAGTTACACTTTGTAAACTCCGGGTCCAGACCGTAAGCAGACATAGAGGATTCTGTTCCAATTGAGTCCTTGGAGAAACTACACGCCTTTCTCTCCGATCCTATTATGAGAGAATGTCGAAATGGTCAGATAGAGGACCTACCCGCCCGCTTACTTAGTACCCAAACAGCATGTCAGTCTGGTATTGTGTAACAAACCATAAGCCGTTGTTACATGTGCTCAAGTTACACAACATGTGAGTATTCTACCTTTGGGCTGAGGAGGCATATTGACGTTTCACGGAAGACTTCTATCCACCCTGCTTGGGCACCTATATTCGAGATGCGTTTGCGTAATGTATCCTGCGAGTTCCTGCAAAGGCTTGACA includes the following:
- a CDS encoding alpha-glucuronidase → MRVSWGLLAFPAAASAIENGINGWLRYAPLPNNERPPNLRLPGAIMALSTNKTSPVYTAGQELQAGIKGILNQTLPLYHEPDEWLGSTILVATTGEFHGGKPAATLADDGYLLHVRPGNVVILGQTERGALYGAFDYLSRIAQGRFSDADLIANPDAPIRWVNQWDNMDGSIERGYAGASIFFRNNTIPKDLNRVSQYARLLASIGINGIVVNNVNANANLLTDANIDGLGRIADAMRPYGVQIGISLNFASPQTLGGLSTFDPLDRSVISWWTDKTNRLYRRIPDMAGYLVKANSEGQAGPLTYNRTLADGANLFAKAVQPHGGIVMFRAFVYDNHINPADLKADRAKHAVEFFKGLDGQFLDNVVVQIKYGPIDFQVREPASPLFANIPQTNTAIELQITQEYLGQQSHLVYLAPLWETILNFDLRADDQPSLVRDVVAGHRFSNKRGGYAGVVNVGTNTTWLGSHLAMSNLYAYGRLAWNPNQDPQALLEDWTRLTFGSDPLVLGVVTEISMASWPAYENYTGNFGIQTLTDILYTHYGPNPASQDNNGWGQWTRADHNGIGMDRTVSTGTGFSGQYPAEVAEKFESIETTPDDLLLWFHHVNYTHVLKSGKSVIQHFYDAHYAGAETAQTFPIAWESLRNKIDTERFNDVLFRLRYQAGHSIVWRDSICQFYYNLSGIPDSTGRVGKHEYRIEAEAMALKNYKLTGVNPVETASNLTAVVLVSNHTSGEATTKLNFDSGKYDVTINYFDLIGGKAHYKAFLNGKLLLEWAGDLEDKLGHTFSTKLDGHSATRVTIRDVQIQKGDVLKITGVADGNELAPLDYIAVLPQGVVD